In Triticum urartu cultivar G1812 unplaced genomic scaffold, Tu2.1 TuUngrouped_contig_4368, whole genome shotgun sequence, the following proteins share a genomic window:
- the LOC125527721 gene encoding uncharacterized protein LOC125527721, which produces MYSLRLATSGSTALGFTLGRFGGKTGGGAAAGGLAAPAAAAHVGRRSVSATSNAAAPVPGDQGVGMDPSKQQQQHKPHAPAGGQQGDDVHKTTTAHGDVMTHSFGEGYSTRSDEEGFGGVYGQNDPVLNPGTEVHPNHPEYDKSQGSEVKEKEKARHLKDDKQAT; this is translated from the exons ATGTACTCGCTCAGGCTCGCTACCAGCGGCAGCACAGCACTCGGCTTCACGCTCGGCCGGTTCGGCGGGAAGACAGGCGGCGGCGCCGCAGCAGGAGGACTAGCGGCACCCGCAGCGGCGGCGCACGTAGGGAGGAGGAGCGTCTCCGCGACGTCGAACGCCGCCGCGCCGGTGCCAGGCGACCAGGGCGTCGGCATGGACCCgagcaagcagcagcagcagcacaaGCCCCACGCGCCGGCGGGGGGACAGCAGGGCGACGACGTGCACAAGACCACCACTGCTCACGG GGACGTGATGACCCACTCGTTCGGGGAGGGGTACTCGACGAGGTCGGACGAGGAGGGGTTCGGAGGGGTCTACGGCCAGAACGACCCGGTGCTCAACCCTGGGACCGAAGTGCACCCCAACCATCCTG AGTATGACAAGTCGCAGGGGTCGGAGgtgaaggagaaggagaaggcgCGCCATCTCAAGGACGACAAGCAAGCGACCTAG